In a single window of the Prionailurus viverrinus isolate Anna chromosome D3, UM_Priviv_1.0, whole genome shotgun sequence genome:
- the SCARF2 gene encoding scavenger receptor class F member 2 isoform X2 — MEGAGPRGAGPARRRGAGGPPSPLLPPLLLLLLWLLPGPAASQELNPRGRNVCRAPGSQEPTCCTGWKQQGDECGVAVCEGNSTCSENEVCVRPGECRCRHGYFGANCDTKCPRQFWGPDCKELCICHPHGQCEDVTGQCTCHARRWGARCEHACQCQHGVCHPRSGACRCEPGWWGAQCASACYCSATSRCDPQTGACLCHAGWWGRSCNNQCACNTSPCEQQSGRCQCRERTFGARCERYCQCFRGRCHPVDGTCACEPGYRGKYCREPCPAGFYGLGCRRRCGQCKGQQPCTVAEGRCLTCEPGWNGTKCDQPCATGFYGEGCGHRCPPCRDGHACNHVTGKCTRCNAGWIGDRCETKCSNGTYGEDCAFVCADCGSGHCDFQSGRCLCSPGVHGPHCNLTCPPGLHGVDCAQACSCHEDSCDPVTGACRLETNQRKGVMGAGALLALLLGLLLSLLGCCCACRGKDPARRELTLGRKKAPQRLCGRFSRISMKLPRIPLRRQKLPKVVGGLVRAQAGTGQGPWQLCLPPSPVAHHDLDNTLNCSFLEPPSGLEQPSPSWSSRASFSSFDTTDEGPVYCVPHEETATDSRDAEPPTAPSEALASSPALVTTLASAEEATPLPPSSDSERSASSVEGPGGALYARVARREARPARARGEAGGLSLSPSPERRKPPPPDPATKPKVSWIHGKHGAAAGAPSPPLSGPEAAPSPTKRKRTPSDTSARPDEPSSPRARDPTPRPPGLAEEGPALASPSPPRARARGRGPGLSEPTDAGGPPRGAPEVASMLAAELRDKTRSLGRAEGATVAQGPREKPAPPQKAKRSVLPASPARASPAPEAPGPEKAAAGAPAPDTPRKKTPIQKPPRKKSREAAGDLGRAGAPTL; from the exons ATGGAGGGCGCAGGGCCCCGGGGGGCCGGGCCGGCGCGGCGCCGGGGAGCCGGGGGGCCGCCGTCGCCGCTGCTGCcaccgctgctgctgctgctgctctggctGCTGCCCGGCCCCGCGGCGTCCCAGGAGCTGAACCCGCGCGGCCGCAACGTGTGCCGTGCTCCCGG CTCTCAGGAGCCCACGtgctgcaccggctggaagcagCAGGGGGACGAGTGTGGGGTCG CGGTGTGCGAAGGCAACTCCACGTGTTCGGAGAATGAGGTGTGCGTGCGGCCTGGCGAGTGCCGCTGCCGCCATGGCTACTTCGGTGCCAACTGCGACACCA AGTGCCCGCGCCAGTTCTGGGGCCCCGACTGCAAGGAGCTGTGTATCTGCCACCCGCATGGGCAGTGCGAGGATGTGACAGGCCAGTGTACGTGTCACGCGCGGCGCTGGGGCGCACGCTGCGAGCATGCGTGCCAGTGCCAACACGGCGTGTGCCACCCGCGGAGCGGCGCGTGTCGCTGCGAGCCTGGCTGGTGGGGCGCTCAGTGCGCCAGCGCGTGCTACTGCAGCGCCACGTCGCGCTGCGACCCACAGACGGGCGCGTGCCTGTGCCACGCAGGCTGGTGGGGCCGCAGCTGCAACAATCAGTGCGCCTGCAACACATCGCCGTGCGAGCAACAGAGCGGCCGCTGCCAGTGCCGCGAGCGTACATTCGGCGCGCGCTGCGAGCGCTACTGCCAATGCTTTCGCGGCCGCTGCCACCCTGTGGACGGCACGTGCGCCTGCGAGCCGGGCTACCGTGGCAAGTACTGCCGGGAGCCGTGCCCTGCCGGCTTCTACGGCCTGGGCTGCCGCCGCCG ATGCGGCCAGTGCAAGGGCCAGCAGCCTTGCACGGTGGCCGAGGGCCGCTGCCTGACATGCGAGCCAGGCTGGAACGGCACCAAGTGTGACCAGCCATGCGCCACCGGCTTCTACGGCGAGGGCTGCGGCCACCGCTGCCCGCCGTGCCGCGACGGGCATGCCTGCAACCACGTCACCGGCAAGTGCACGCGCTGCAACGCGGGCTGGATCGGCGACCG GTGCGAGACCAAGTGCAGCAATGGCACTTACGGCGAGGACTGTGCATTCGTGTGCGCCGATTGCGGGAGCGGCCACTGCGACTTCCAGTCGGGGCGTTGCCTGTGCAGCCCCGGAGTCCATGGGCCCCA CTGTAACCTGACGTGTCCGCCTGGGCTCCATGGCGTGGACTGCGCCCAGGCCTGCAGTTGCCACGAGGACTCGTGCGACCCGGTCACTGGTGCCTGCCGCCTGG AGACCAACCAGCGCAAGGGCGTGATGGGTGCGGGCGCGTTGCTTGCCCTGCTCCTCGGCCTGCTGCTCTCGCTGCTCGGCTGCTGCTGCGCCTGCCGCGGCAAGGACCCGGCGCGCCG gGAGCTCACGCTCGGGAGGAAAAAGGCGCCGCAGCGACTGTGCGGGCGCTTCAGCCGCATCAGCATGAAGCTGCCCCGGATCCCGCTCCGCAGGCAGAAGCTGCCGAAGGTTGTAG GAGGGCTAGTGAGGGCACAGGCTGGAACAGGGCAGGGCCCCTGGCAGctgtgcctccctccttccccagtgGCCCACCACGACCTGGATAACACACTCAACTGCAGCTTCCTGGAGCCACCCTCAGGGCTGGAGCAGCCCTCTCCATCATGGTCCTCCCgggcctccttctcttcctttgacACCACTGATGAAGGCCCTGTGTACTGTGTACCCCATGAAG AGACCGCAACGGACAGCAGGGACGCGGAGCCCCCCACAGCTCCTTCGGAGGCACTGGCGTCATCCCCCGCTCTGGTGACCACGCTGGCTTCCGCAGAGGAGGCGACGCCCCTCCCCCCGTCCTCTGACAGCGAGCGGTCGGCATCGAGCGTGGAGGGGCCCGGCGGGGCGCTGTATGCGCGCGTGGCCCGGCGCGAGGCCCGGCCGGCCCGGGCCCGGGGCGAGGCTGGAGGCCTGTCGCTTTCGCCATCTCCCGAGCGCAGGAAGCCGCCTCCACCCGACCCTGCCACCAAGCCCAAGGTGTCCTGGATCCACGGCAAGCACGGCGCCGCTGCCGGTGCGCCTTCTCCGCCACTCTCGGGACCCGAGGCTGCGCCCAGCCCCACCAAGAGGAAACGGACGCCCAGCGACACGTCGGCGCGGCCGGATGAGCCCAGCAGCCCCCGGGCCCGTGACCCGACGCCTCGGCCCCCGGGGCTGGCGGAGGAGGGGCCTGCCCTCGCCTCCCCCTCGCCGCCTAGGGCTCGGGCGCGGGGCCGCGGCCCTGGCCTCTCAGAGCCCACGGACGCTGGCGGTCCCCCGCGCGGAGCGCCCGAGGTCGCCTCCATGCTGGCCGCGGAGCTGCGCGACAAGACTCGCAGCCTGGGCCGCGCCGAAGGGGCTACGGTCGCGCAGGGTCCCCGAGAGAAGCCGGCGCCGCCGCAGAAGGCCAAGCGATCGGTGCTGCCTGCCTCGCCTGCCCGCGCGTCCCCCGCGCCGGAGGCCCCGGGGCCCGAGAAGGCGGCAGCCGGCGCGCCCGCTCCAGACACCCCCAGGAAGAAGACCCCCATCCAGAAGCCGCCGCGCAAGAAGAGCCGGGAAGCGGCGGGCGACCTGGGCAGGGCGGGCGCGCCCACCCTGTAG
- the SCARF2 gene encoding scavenger receptor class F member 2 isoform X1, giving the protein MEGAGPRGAGPARRRGAGGPPSPLLPPLLLLLLWLLPGPAASQELNPRGRNVCRAPGSQEPTCCTGWKQQGDECGVAVCEGNSTCSENEVCVRPGECRCRHGYFGANCDTKCPRQFWGPDCKELCICHPHGQCEDVTGQCTCHARRWGARCEHACQCQHGVCHPRSGACRCEPGWWGAQCASACYCSATSRCDPQTGACLCHAGWWGRSCNNQCACNTSPCEQQSGRCQCRERTFGARCERYCQCFRGRCHPVDGTCACEPGYRGKYCREPCPAGFYGLGCRRRCGQCKGQQPCTVAEGRCLTCEPGWNGTKCDQPCATGFYGEGCGHRCPPCRDGHACNHVTGKCTRCNAGWIGDRCETKCSNGTYGEDCAFVCADCGSGHCDFQSGRCLCSPGVHGPHCNLTCPPGLHGVDCAQACSCHEDSCDPVTGACRLETNQRKGVMGAGALLALLLGLLLSLLGCCCACRGKDPARRPRPRRELTLGRKKAPQRLCGRFSRISMKLPRIPLRRQKLPKVVGGLVRAQAGTGQGPWQLCLPPSPVAHHDLDNTLNCSFLEPPSGLEQPSPSWSSRASFSSFDTTDEGPVYCVPHEETATDSRDAEPPTAPSEALASSPALVTTLASAEEATPLPPSSDSERSASSVEGPGGALYARVARREARPARARGEAGGLSLSPSPERRKPPPPDPATKPKVSWIHGKHGAAAGAPSPPLSGPEAAPSPTKRKRTPSDTSARPDEPSSPRARDPTPRPPGLAEEGPALASPSPPRARARGRGPGLSEPTDAGGPPRGAPEVASMLAAELRDKTRSLGRAEGATVAQGPREKPAPPQKAKRSVLPASPARASPAPEAPGPEKAAAGAPAPDTPRKKTPIQKPPRKKSREAAGDLGRAGAPTL; this is encoded by the exons ATGGAGGGCGCAGGGCCCCGGGGGGCCGGGCCGGCGCGGCGCCGGGGAGCCGGGGGGCCGCCGTCGCCGCTGCTGCcaccgctgctgctgctgctgctctggctGCTGCCCGGCCCCGCGGCGTCCCAGGAGCTGAACCCGCGCGGCCGCAACGTGTGCCGTGCTCCCGG CTCTCAGGAGCCCACGtgctgcaccggctggaagcagCAGGGGGACGAGTGTGGGGTCG CGGTGTGCGAAGGCAACTCCACGTGTTCGGAGAATGAGGTGTGCGTGCGGCCTGGCGAGTGCCGCTGCCGCCATGGCTACTTCGGTGCCAACTGCGACACCA AGTGCCCGCGCCAGTTCTGGGGCCCCGACTGCAAGGAGCTGTGTATCTGCCACCCGCATGGGCAGTGCGAGGATGTGACAGGCCAGTGTACGTGTCACGCGCGGCGCTGGGGCGCACGCTGCGAGCATGCGTGCCAGTGCCAACACGGCGTGTGCCACCCGCGGAGCGGCGCGTGTCGCTGCGAGCCTGGCTGGTGGGGCGCTCAGTGCGCCAGCGCGTGCTACTGCAGCGCCACGTCGCGCTGCGACCCACAGACGGGCGCGTGCCTGTGCCACGCAGGCTGGTGGGGCCGCAGCTGCAACAATCAGTGCGCCTGCAACACATCGCCGTGCGAGCAACAGAGCGGCCGCTGCCAGTGCCGCGAGCGTACATTCGGCGCGCGCTGCGAGCGCTACTGCCAATGCTTTCGCGGCCGCTGCCACCCTGTGGACGGCACGTGCGCCTGCGAGCCGGGCTACCGTGGCAAGTACTGCCGGGAGCCGTGCCCTGCCGGCTTCTACGGCCTGGGCTGCCGCCGCCG ATGCGGCCAGTGCAAGGGCCAGCAGCCTTGCACGGTGGCCGAGGGCCGCTGCCTGACATGCGAGCCAGGCTGGAACGGCACCAAGTGTGACCAGCCATGCGCCACCGGCTTCTACGGCGAGGGCTGCGGCCACCGCTGCCCGCCGTGCCGCGACGGGCATGCCTGCAACCACGTCACCGGCAAGTGCACGCGCTGCAACGCGGGCTGGATCGGCGACCG GTGCGAGACCAAGTGCAGCAATGGCACTTACGGCGAGGACTGTGCATTCGTGTGCGCCGATTGCGGGAGCGGCCACTGCGACTTCCAGTCGGGGCGTTGCCTGTGCAGCCCCGGAGTCCATGGGCCCCA CTGTAACCTGACGTGTCCGCCTGGGCTCCATGGCGTGGACTGCGCCCAGGCCTGCAGTTGCCACGAGGACTCGTGCGACCCGGTCACTGGTGCCTGCCGCCTGG AGACCAACCAGCGCAAGGGCGTGATGGGTGCGGGCGCGTTGCTTGCCCTGCTCCTCGGCCTGCTGCTCTCGCTGCTCGGCTGCTGCTGCGCCTGCCGCGGCAAGGACCCGGCGCGCCG gccccgcccccgcaggGAGCTCACGCTCGGGAGGAAAAAGGCGCCGCAGCGACTGTGCGGGCGCTTCAGCCGCATCAGCATGAAGCTGCCCCGGATCCCGCTCCGCAGGCAGAAGCTGCCGAAGGTTGTAG GAGGGCTAGTGAGGGCACAGGCTGGAACAGGGCAGGGCCCCTGGCAGctgtgcctccctccttccccagtgGCCCACCACGACCTGGATAACACACTCAACTGCAGCTTCCTGGAGCCACCCTCAGGGCTGGAGCAGCCCTCTCCATCATGGTCCTCCCgggcctccttctcttcctttgacACCACTGATGAAGGCCCTGTGTACTGTGTACCCCATGAAG AGACCGCAACGGACAGCAGGGACGCGGAGCCCCCCACAGCTCCTTCGGAGGCACTGGCGTCATCCCCCGCTCTGGTGACCACGCTGGCTTCCGCAGAGGAGGCGACGCCCCTCCCCCCGTCCTCTGACAGCGAGCGGTCGGCATCGAGCGTGGAGGGGCCCGGCGGGGCGCTGTATGCGCGCGTGGCCCGGCGCGAGGCCCGGCCGGCCCGGGCCCGGGGCGAGGCTGGAGGCCTGTCGCTTTCGCCATCTCCCGAGCGCAGGAAGCCGCCTCCACCCGACCCTGCCACCAAGCCCAAGGTGTCCTGGATCCACGGCAAGCACGGCGCCGCTGCCGGTGCGCCTTCTCCGCCACTCTCGGGACCCGAGGCTGCGCCCAGCCCCACCAAGAGGAAACGGACGCCCAGCGACACGTCGGCGCGGCCGGATGAGCCCAGCAGCCCCCGGGCCCGTGACCCGACGCCTCGGCCCCCGGGGCTGGCGGAGGAGGGGCCTGCCCTCGCCTCCCCCTCGCCGCCTAGGGCTCGGGCGCGGGGCCGCGGCCCTGGCCTCTCAGAGCCCACGGACGCTGGCGGTCCCCCGCGCGGAGCGCCCGAGGTCGCCTCCATGCTGGCCGCGGAGCTGCGCGACAAGACTCGCAGCCTGGGCCGCGCCGAAGGGGCTACGGTCGCGCAGGGTCCCCGAGAGAAGCCGGCGCCGCCGCAGAAGGCCAAGCGATCGGTGCTGCCTGCCTCGCCTGCCCGCGCGTCCCCCGCGCCGGAGGCCCCGGGGCCCGAGAAGGCGGCAGCCGGCGCGCCCGCTCCAGACACCCCCAGGAAGAAGACCCCCATCCAGAAGCCGCCGCGCAAGAAGAGCCGGGAAGCGGCGGGCGACCTGGGCAGGGCGGGCGCGCCCACCCTGTAG
- the SCARF2 gene encoding scavenger receptor class F member 2 isoform X4, which produces MEGAGPRGAGPARRRGAGGPPSPLLPPLLLLLLWLLPGPAASQELNPRGRNVCRAPGSQEPTCCTGWKQQGDECGVAVCEGNSTCSENEVCVRPGECRCRHGYFGANCDTKCPRQFWGPDCKELCICHPHGQCEDVTGQCTCHARRWGARCEHACQCQHGVCHPRSGACRCEPGWWGAQCASACYCSATSRCDPQTGACLCHAGWWGRSCNNQCACNTSPCEQQSGRCQCRERTFGARCERYCQCFRGRCHPVDGTCACEPGYRGKYCREPCPAGFYGLGCRRRCGQCKGQQPCTVAEGRCLTCEPGWNGTKCDQPCATGFYGEGCGHRCPPCRDGHACNHVTGKCTRCNAGWIGDRCETKCSNGTYGEDCAFVCADCGSGHCDFQSGRCLCSPGVHGPHCNLTCPPGLHGVDCAQACSCHEDSCDPVTGACRLETNQRKGVMGAGALLALLLGLLLSLLGCCCACRGKDPARRELTLGRKKAPQRLCGRFSRISMKLPRIPLRRQKLPKVVVAHHDLDNTLNCSFLEPPSGLEQPSPSWSSRASFSSFDTTDEGPVYCVPHEETATDSRDAEPPTAPSEALASSPALVTTLASAEEATPLPPSSDSERSASSVEGPGGALYARVARREARPARARGEAGGLSLSPSPERRKPPPPDPATKPKVSWIHGKHGAAAGAPSPPLSGPEAAPSPTKRKRTPSDTSARPDEPSSPRARDPTPRPPGLAEEGPALASPSPPRARARGRGPGLSEPTDAGGPPRGAPEVASMLAAELRDKTRSLGRAEGATVAQGPREKPAPPQKAKRSVLPASPARASPAPEAPGPEKAAAGAPAPDTPRKKTPIQKPPRKKSREAAGDLGRAGAPTL; this is translated from the exons ATGGAGGGCGCAGGGCCCCGGGGGGCCGGGCCGGCGCGGCGCCGGGGAGCCGGGGGGCCGCCGTCGCCGCTGCTGCcaccgctgctgctgctgctgctctggctGCTGCCCGGCCCCGCGGCGTCCCAGGAGCTGAACCCGCGCGGCCGCAACGTGTGCCGTGCTCCCGG CTCTCAGGAGCCCACGtgctgcaccggctggaagcagCAGGGGGACGAGTGTGGGGTCG CGGTGTGCGAAGGCAACTCCACGTGTTCGGAGAATGAGGTGTGCGTGCGGCCTGGCGAGTGCCGCTGCCGCCATGGCTACTTCGGTGCCAACTGCGACACCA AGTGCCCGCGCCAGTTCTGGGGCCCCGACTGCAAGGAGCTGTGTATCTGCCACCCGCATGGGCAGTGCGAGGATGTGACAGGCCAGTGTACGTGTCACGCGCGGCGCTGGGGCGCACGCTGCGAGCATGCGTGCCAGTGCCAACACGGCGTGTGCCACCCGCGGAGCGGCGCGTGTCGCTGCGAGCCTGGCTGGTGGGGCGCTCAGTGCGCCAGCGCGTGCTACTGCAGCGCCACGTCGCGCTGCGACCCACAGACGGGCGCGTGCCTGTGCCACGCAGGCTGGTGGGGCCGCAGCTGCAACAATCAGTGCGCCTGCAACACATCGCCGTGCGAGCAACAGAGCGGCCGCTGCCAGTGCCGCGAGCGTACATTCGGCGCGCGCTGCGAGCGCTACTGCCAATGCTTTCGCGGCCGCTGCCACCCTGTGGACGGCACGTGCGCCTGCGAGCCGGGCTACCGTGGCAAGTACTGCCGGGAGCCGTGCCCTGCCGGCTTCTACGGCCTGGGCTGCCGCCGCCG ATGCGGCCAGTGCAAGGGCCAGCAGCCTTGCACGGTGGCCGAGGGCCGCTGCCTGACATGCGAGCCAGGCTGGAACGGCACCAAGTGTGACCAGCCATGCGCCACCGGCTTCTACGGCGAGGGCTGCGGCCACCGCTGCCCGCCGTGCCGCGACGGGCATGCCTGCAACCACGTCACCGGCAAGTGCACGCGCTGCAACGCGGGCTGGATCGGCGACCG GTGCGAGACCAAGTGCAGCAATGGCACTTACGGCGAGGACTGTGCATTCGTGTGCGCCGATTGCGGGAGCGGCCACTGCGACTTCCAGTCGGGGCGTTGCCTGTGCAGCCCCGGAGTCCATGGGCCCCA CTGTAACCTGACGTGTCCGCCTGGGCTCCATGGCGTGGACTGCGCCCAGGCCTGCAGTTGCCACGAGGACTCGTGCGACCCGGTCACTGGTGCCTGCCGCCTGG AGACCAACCAGCGCAAGGGCGTGATGGGTGCGGGCGCGTTGCTTGCCCTGCTCCTCGGCCTGCTGCTCTCGCTGCTCGGCTGCTGCTGCGCCTGCCGCGGCAAGGACCCGGCGCGCCG gGAGCTCACGCTCGGGAGGAAAAAGGCGCCGCAGCGACTGTGCGGGCGCTTCAGCCGCATCAGCATGAAGCTGCCCCGGATCCCGCTCCGCAGGCAGAAGCTGCCGAAGGTTGTAG tgGCCCACCACGACCTGGATAACACACTCAACTGCAGCTTCCTGGAGCCACCCTCAGGGCTGGAGCAGCCCTCTCCATCATGGTCCTCCCgggcctccttctcttcctttgacACCACTGATGAAGGCCCTGTGTACTGTGTACCCCATGAAG AGACCGCAACGGACAGCAGGGACGCGGAGCCCCCCACAGCTCCTTCGGAGGCACTGGCGTCATCCCCCGCTCTGGTGACCACGCTGGCTTCCGCAGAGGAGGCGACGCCCCTCCCCCCGTCCTCTGACAGCGAGCGGTCGGCATCGAGCGTGGAGGGGCCCGGCGGGGCGCTGTATGCGCGCGTGGCCCGGCGCGAGGCCCGGCCGGCCCGGGCCCGGGGCGAGGCTGGAGGCCTGTCGCTTTCGCCATCTCCCGAGCGCAGGAAGCCGCCTCCACCCGACCCTGCCACCAAGCCCAAGGTGTCCTGGATCCACGGCAAGCACGGCGCCGCTGCCGGTGCGCCTTCTCCGCCACTCTCGGGACCCGAGGCTGCGCCCAGCCCCACCAAGAGGAAACGGACGCCCAGCGACACGTCGGCGCGGCCGGATGAGCCCAGCAGCCCCCGGGCCCGTGACCCGACGCCTCGGCCCCCGGGGCTGGCGGAGGAGGGGCCTGCCCTCGCCTCCCCCTCGCCGCCTAGGGCTCGGGCGCGGGGCCGCGGCCCTGGCCTCTCAGAGCCCACGGACGCTGGCGGTCCCCCGCGCGGAGCGCCCGAGGTCGCCTCCATGCTGGCCGCGGAGCTGCGCGACAAGACTCGCAGCCTGGGCCGCGCCGAAGGGGCTACGGTCGCGCAGGGTCCCCGAGAGAAGCCGGCGCCGCCGCAGAAGGCCAAGCGATCGGTGCTGCCTGCCTCGCCTGCCCGCGCGTCCCCCGCGCCGGAGGCCCCGGGGCCCGAGAAGGCGGCAGCCGGCGCGCCCGCTCCAGACACCCCCAGGAAGAAGACCCCCATCCAGAAGCCGCCGCGCAAGAAGAGCCGGGAAGCGGCGGGCGACCTGGGCAGGGCGGGCGCGCCCACCCTGTAG
- the SCARF2 gene encoding scavenger receptor class F member 2 isoform X3: MEGAGPRGAGPARRRGAGGPPSPLLPPLLLLLLWLLPGPAASQELNPRGRNVCRAPGSQEPTCCTGWKQQGDECGVAVCEGNSTCSENEVCVRPGECRCRHGYFGANCDTKCPRQFWGPDCKELCICHPHGQCEDVTGQCTCHARRWGARCEHACQCQHGVCHPRSGACRCEPGWWGAQCASACYCSATSRCDPQTGACLCHAGWWGRSCNNQCACNTSPCEQQSGRCQCRERTFGARCERYCQCFRGRCHPVDGTCACEPGYRGKYCREPCPAGFYGLGCRRRCGQCKGQQPCTVAEGRCLTCEPGWNGTKCDQPCATGFYGEGCGHRCPPCRDGHACNHVTGKCTRCNAGWIGDRCETKCSNGTYGEDCAFVCADCGSGHCDFQSGRCLCSPGVHGPHCNLTCPPGLHGVDCAQACSCHEDSCDPVTGACRLETNQRKGVMGAGALLALLLGLLLSLLGCCCACRGKDPARRPRPRRELTLGRKKAPQRLCGRFSRISMKLPRIPLRRQKLPKVVVAHHDLDNTLNCSFLEPPSGLEQPSPSWSSRASFSSFDTTDEGPVYCVPHEETATDSRDAEPPTAPSEALASSPALVTTLASAEEATPLPPSSDSERSASSVEGPGGALYARVARREARPARARGEAGGLSLSPSPERRKPPPPDPATKPKVSWIHGKHGAAAGAPSPPLSGPEAAPSPTKRKRTPSDTSARPDEPSSPRARDPTPRPPGLAEEGPALASPSPPRARARGRGPGLSEPTDAGGPPRGAPEVASMLAAELRDKTRSLGRAEGATVAQGPREKPAPPQKAKRSVLPASPARASPAPEAPGPEKAAAGAPAPDTPRKKTPIQKPPRKKSREAAGDLGRAGAPTL; this comes from the exons ATGGAGGGCGCAGGGCCCCGGGGGGCCGGGCCGGCGCGGCGCCGGGGAGCCGGGGGGCCGCCGTCGCCGCTGCTGCcaccgctgctgctgctgctgctctggctGCTGCCCGGCCCCGCGGCGTCCCAGGAGCTGAACCCGCGCGGCCGCAACGTGTGCCGTGCTCCCGG CTCTCAGGAGCCCACGtgctgcaccggctggaagcagCAGGGGGACGAGTGTGGGGTCG CGGTGTGCGAAGGCAACTCCACGTGTTCGGAGAATGAGGTGTGCGTGCGGCCTGGCGAGTGCCGCTGCCGCCATGGCTACTTCGGTGCCAACTGCGACACCA AGTGCCCGCGCCAGTTCTGGGGCCCCGACTGCAAGGAGCTGTGTATCTGCCACCCGCATGGGCAGTGCGAGGATGTGACAGGCCAGTGTACGTGTCACGCGCGGCGCTGGGGCGCACGCTGCGAGCATGCGTGCCAGTGCCAACACGGCGTGTGCCACCCGCGGAGCGGCGCGTGTCGCTGCGAGCCTGGCTGGTGGGGCGCTCAGTGCGCCAGCGCGTGCTACTGCAGCGCCACGTCGCGCTGCGACCCACAGACGGGCGCGTGCCTGTGCCACGCAGGCTGGTGGGGCCGCAGCTGCAACAATCAGTGCGCCTGCAACACATCGCCGTGCGAGCAACAGAGCGGCCGCTGCCAGTGCCGCGAGCGTACATTCGGCGCGCGCTGCGAGCGCTACTGCCAATGCTTTCGCGGCCGCTGCCACCCTGTGGACGGCACGTGCGCCTGCGAGCCGGGCTACCGTGGCAAGTACTGCCGGGAGCCGTGCCCTGCCGGCTTCTACGGCCTGGGCTGCCGCCGCCG ATGCGGCCAGTGCAAGGGCCAGCAGCCTTGCACGGTGGCCGAGGGCCGCTGCCTGACATGCGAGCCAGGCTGGAACGGCACCAAGTGTGACCAGCCATGCGCCACCGGCTTCTACGGCGAGGGCTGCGGCCACCGCTGCCCGCCGTGCCGCGACGGGCATGCCTGCAACCACGTCACCGGCAAGTGCACGCGCTGCAACGCGGGCTGGATCGGCGACCG GTGCGAGACCAAGTGCAGCAATGGCACTTACGGCGAGGACTGTGCATTCGTGTGCGCCGATTGCGGGAGCGGCCACTGCGACTTCCAGTCGGGGCGTTGCCTGTGCAGCCCCGGAGTCCATGGGCCCCA CTGTAACCTGACGTGTCCGCCTGGGCTCCATGGCGTGGACTGCGCCCAGGCCTGCAGTTGCCACGAGGACTCGTGCGACCCGGTCACTGGTGCCTGCCGCCTGG AGACCAACCAGCGCAAGGGCGTGATGGGTGCGGGCGCGTTGCTTGCCCTGCTCCTCGGCCTGCTGCTCTCGCTGCTCGGCTGCTGCTGCGCCTGCCGCGGCAAGGACCCGGCGCGCCG gccccgcccccgcaggGAGCTCACGCTCGGGAGGAAAAAGGCGCCGCAGCGACTGTGCGGGCGCTTCAGCCGCATCAGCATGAAGCTGCCCCGGATCCCGCTCCGCAGGCAGAAGCTGCCGAAGGTTGTAG tgGCCCACCACGACCTGGATAACACACTCAACTGCAGCTTCCTGGAGCCACCCTCAGGGCTGGAGCAGCCCTCTCCATCATGGTCCTCCCgggcctccttctcttcctttgacACCACTGATGAAGGCCCTGTGTACTGTGTACCCCATGAAG AGACCGCAACGGACAGCAGGGACGCGGAGCCCCCCACAGCTCCTTCGGAGGCACTGGCGTCATCCCCCGCTCTGGTGACCACGCTGGCTTCCGCAGAGGAGGCGACGCCCCTCCCCCCGTCCTCTGACAGCGAGCGGTCGGCATCGAGCGTGGAGGGGCCCGGCGGGGCGCTGTATGCGCGCGTGGCCCGGCGCGAGGCCCGGCCGGCCCGGGCCCGGGGCGAGGCTGGAGGCCTGTCGCTTTCGCCATCTCCCGAGCGCAGGAAGCCGCCTCCACCCGACCCTGCCACCAAGCCCAAGGTGTCCTGGATCCACGGCAAGCACGGCGCCGCTGCCGGTGCGCCTTCTCCGCCACTCTCGGGACCCGAGGCTGCGCCCAGCCCCACCAAGAGGAAACGGACGCCCAGCGACACGTCGGCGCGGCCGGATGAGCCCAGCAGCCCCCGGGCCCGTGACCCGACGCCTCGGCCCCCGGGGCTGGCGGAGGAGGGGCCTGCCCTCGCCTCCCCCTCGCCGCCTAGGGCTCGGGCGCGGGGCCGCGGCCCTGGCCTCTCAGAGCCCACGGACGCTGGCGGTCCCCCGCGCGGAGCGCCCGAGGTCGCCTCCATGCTGGCCGCGGAGCTGCGCGACAAGACTCGCAGCCTGGGCCGCGCCGAAGGGGCTACGGTCGCGCAGGGTCCCCGAGAGAAGCCGGCGCCGCCGCAGAAGGCCAAGCGATCGGTGCTGCCTGCCTCGCCTGCCCGCGCGTCCCCCGCGCCGGAGGCCCCGGGGCCCGAGAAGGCGGCAGCCGGCGCGCCCGCTCCAGACACCCCCAGGAAGAAGACCCCCATCCAGAAGCCGCCGCGCAAGAAGAGCCGGGAAGCGGCGGGCGACCTGGGCAGGGCGGGCGCGCCCACCCTGTAG